From Bradysia coprophila strain Holo2 unplaced genomic scaffold, BU_Bcop_v1 contig_324, whole genome shotgun sequence, the proteins below share one genomic window:
- the LOC119079354 gene encoding trichohyalin-like isoform X5, whose amino-acid sequence MAVQQYENELHLHPINDNEYLASIYVNSSKMINNSSTTVILDRSGSMNEQTSRFVTVIIPMVMSILGYDHNYRVNLITFAAESKTYRKTCSQLKVATGIMSKGKTNFGPAIAALRELLELHERQSPSIPMRVLTISDGEINDPNDAIREMKKLVNFLATSDLTINSQAVRLFTSSSQPDTKALSYMLRLNNTVVTRLYDARTNEADRNIADNIARLFLMDCFHNHQFLNFQRSIVLKFPWNTHACMRVILSPGWNIFWFKHVPSGVRLGNDTVNVVVRRELSLGTFHELMEWKLEYITDHMIILKIVDTKEAITNVNEILECLKRHERTVAYNSSTPNTDIISNLLKGIANSRTNFHDSNQMATFLRETKAKMDIQREYDRKRREEENIAAEAARIKQQEEERRRREADAEAARIKQREDEERRRREADAEAARIKQQKEEEEKRRREAEAARIKQQQEEEEKRRREAEAEAARIKQQQEEEEKRRREAEAEAARIKQQQEEEEKRRREAETEAARIKQQQEEEEKRRREAEAEAARIKQQQEEEEKRRSEAEAEAARIKQQQEEEEKIRREAEAEAARIKQQQEEEEKKRIEAEAARIKLQEEKAAEAARIKLEEEKAAEAARIKLEEEKAAEAARIKLEEEKAAEAARIKLEEEKAAEAARIKLEEEEAAEAARIKLEEDKAAEAARIKLEEEKAAEAARIKLEEEKAAEEEEARIKLEEEKAAEEEEARIKLEEQKAAKEEEARIKKLEEEKAAEEEEVRIKKLEEEKAAEEEEARIKLEEEKAAEEEEARIKKLEEEKAAEEEEARIKLEEEKAAEEEEARIKLEEEKAAEEEEARINKLEEEKAAEEEEARIKKLEEEKTAEEQEGRIKLEEEKAAEEEETRIKLEVQKAAEEEEARIKKLAEEARMKKLEEETAAEEETERDKRAEEDRLDKELDITSLNDPDDELGSSQTVFILDEHLCGARGNRRLTKQIVPLMLSRLFYESSDLVQLVTFVRYKTTFEQLRQSLLQTLDAKRQIRIFVLTNERYQERKDINVFAEMLIRFLSVTNYSFELQVVRLTSTRSTTERYEVVDVSESNDFIAKQIAGYEDKQLNDLRMQDYVGRYCCFNYIFFVIIFIILILRYIYLFSTEDK is encoded by the exons ATGGCAGTTCAACAATATGAAAACGAGCTTCATTTACATCCAATAAACGATAATGAATATTTGGCATCGATATATGTGAATTCTTCAAAGATGATCAATAACTCATCGACAACGGTTATACTGGATCGATCCGGGTCTATgaatgaacaaacttcacgaTTTGTTACAGTGATTATTCCAATGGTCATGTCAATACTTGGTTATGACCACAATTATCGcgtaaatttaattacatttgCGGCAGAATCTAAAACTTACCGAAAAACGTGCAGTCAACTAAAGGTAGCTACAGGAATAATGTCCAAAGGGAAAACGAATTTCGGGCCCGCAATTGCAGCACTTAGAGAGCTATTGGAACTACATGAAAGGCAAAGTCCAAGCATACCGATGAGAGTTTTAACTATTTCTGACGGAGAGATAAACGACCCAAATGACGCaataagagaaatgaaaaaactaGTGAACTTTCTGGCCACATCCGATTTAACAATCAATTCACAAGCAGTAAGACTGTTTACATCATCGAGTCAACCGGACACAAAGGCATTGTCCTATATGTTGCGACTAAACAATACCGTTGTGACACGGCTTTATGATGCTAGAACTAATGAAGCGGACAGAAACATTGCAGATAACATTGCAAGACTGTTTCTAATGGATTGCTTCCACAATCACCAGTTCCTAAACTTTCAAAGGTCAATAGTTTTGAAGTTTCCGTGGAATACTCATGCATGCATGCGAGTTATACTTTCACCTGGATGGAATATCTTTTGGTTTAAACATGTGCCAAGTGGTGTTAGGTTGGGTAACGATACTGTCAACGTAGTCGTTCGAAGGGAACTATCTCTTGGCACGTTTCACGAATTAATGGAATGGAAACTGGAATACATTACTGATCACATGATaatcttgaaaattgttgATACGAAAGAAGCAATTACAaatgtgaatgaaattttggagTGTCTTAAGAGGCACGAACGAACAGTAGCTTACAACAGCTCAACTCCGAACACTGATATTATATCCAATTTACTGAAAGGAATTGCCAATAGTAGAACTAATTTTCATGATTCTAATCAAATGGCTACGTTTCTCCGCGAGACTAAAGCCAAAATGGATATTCAAAGAGAATATGATCGTAAGAGGCGTGAGGAAGAAAACATTGCAGCTGAGGCAGCTCGAATCAAGcaacaagaagaagaaagaagaagaagggaAGCTGATGCTGAAGCAGCTCGAATCAAGCAACGAGAAGACGAAGAAAGGAGAAGAAGGGAAGCTGATGCTGAAGCAGCTCGAATCAAGCAacagaaagaagaagaagaaaaaagaagaagggaAGCTGAAGCAGCTAGAATCAAGCAAcaacaagaagaagaagaaaaaagaagaagagaagcTGAAGCTGAAGCAGCTAGAATCAAGCAACagcaagaagaagaagaaaaaagaagaagggaAGCTGAAGCTGAAGCAGCTCGAATCAAGCAACagcaagaagaagaagaaaaaagaagaagagaagcTGAAACTGAAGCAGCTCGGATCAAGCAACagcaagaagaagaagaaaaaagaagaagggaAGCTGAAGCTGAAGCAGCTCGAATCAAGCAACagcaagaagaagaagaaaaaagaagaagtgaAGCTGAAGCTGAAGCAGCTCGAATCAAGCAACagcaagaagaagaagaaaaaataagaaGGGAAGCTGAAGCTGAAGCAGCTCGAATTAAGCAAcaacaagaagaagaagaaaaaaaaagaatagaaGCTGAAGCAGCTCGAATCAAACTGCAAGAAGAAAAGGCAGCTGAGGCAGCTCGAATCAAACTGGAAGAAGAAAAGGCAGCTGAGGCAGCTCGAATCAAACTGGAAGAAGAAAAGGCAGCTGAGGCAGCTCGAATCAAACTGGAAGAAGAAAAGGCAGCTGAGGCAGCTCGAATCAAACTGGAAGAAGAAAAGGCAGCTGAGGCAGCTCGAATCAAACTGGAAGAAGAAGAGGCAGCTGAGGCAGCTCGAATTAAACTGGAAGAAGACAAGGCAGCTGAGGCAGCTCGAATCAAACTGGAAGAAGAAAAGGCAGCTGAGGCAGCTCGAATTAAACTGGAAGAAGAAAAGGCAGCTGAGGAAGAAGAAGCTCGAATCAAATTGGAAGAAGAAAAGGCAGCTGAGGAAGAAGAAGCTAGAATAAAACTGGAAGAACAAAAGGCAGCTAAGGAAGAAGAAGCTCGAATCAAGAAACTGGAAGAAGAAAAG GCAGCTGAGGAAGAAGAAGTTCGAATCAAGAAACTAGAAGAAGAGAAGGCAGCTGAGGAAGAAGAAGCTCGAATCAAATTGGAGGAAGAAAAGGCAGCTGAGGAAGAAGAAGCTCGAATCAAGAAACTAGAAGAAGAGAAGGCAGCTGAGGAAGAAGAAGCTAGAATAAAACTGGAAGAAGAAAAGGCAGCTGAGGAAGAAGAAGCTCGAATCAAACTGGAAGAAGAAAAGGCAGCTGAGGAAGAAGAAGCTCGAATCAA CAAACTGGAAGAAGAAAAGGCAGCTGAGGAAGAAGAAGCTCGA ATCAAGAAACTGGAAGAAGAAAAGACAGCTGAGGAACAAGAAGGTCGAATCAAACTGGAAGAAGAAAAGGCAGCTGAGGAAGAAGAAACTCGAATCAAACTGGAAGTACAAAAGGCAGCTGAGGAAGAAGAAGCTCGAATCAAGAAACTGGCAGAAGAAGCTCGAATGAAGAAACTGGAAGAAGAAACGGCAGCTGAGGAAGAAACAGAACGTGATAAACGAGCGGAGGAGGATCGCCTCGACAAAGAGTTG GACATAACAAGTCTCAATGACCCGGACGATGAACTGGGTTCTTCTCAAACTGTTTTCATTCTCGATGAGCACTTATGTGGCGCCAGGGGAAATCGTCGCCTCACAAAACAAATCGTACCATTGATGCTGTCACGTCTTTTCTATGAAAGCTCGGATCTGGTTCAATTGGTAACATTCGTTAGGTATAAAACTACTTTTGAGCAATTACGCCAGTCACTTCTACAAACATTGGATGCAAAAAGAcagattcgaattttcgtattAACGAACGAAAGGTATCAAGAGCGTAAGGATATTAATGTCTTTGCTGAAATGTTAATTAGATTTCTTAGCGTAACTAATTACTCATTCGAATTGCAAGTGGTGAGACTTACGTCAACAAGATCAACCACTGAACGGTATGAAGTAGTTGATGTTAGCGAATCAAATGATTTCATTGCAAAACAAATTGCTGGATATGAAGACAAGCAATTAAATGATTTACGTATGCAAGATTATGTTGGACGTTATTGTTGCTTTAATTACatcttttttgttataatttttataattttaattttacgttACATTTACCTATTCTCTACTGAggataaataa
- the LOC119079354 gene encoding trichohyalin-like isoform X1, protein MAVQQYENELHLHPINDNEYLASIYVNSSKMINNSSTTVILDRSGSMNEQTSRFVTVIIPMVMSILGYDHNYRVNLITFAAESKTYRKTCSQLKVATGIMSKGKTNFGPAIAALRELLELHERQSPSIPMRVLTISDGEINDPNDAIREMKKLVNFLATSDLTINSQAVRLFTSSSQPDTKALSYMLRLNNTVVTRLYDARTNEADRNIADNIARLFLMDCFHNHQFLNFQRSIVLKFPWNTHACMRVILSPGWNIFWFKHVPSGVRLGNDTVNVVVRRELSLGTFHELMEWKLEYITDHMIILKIVDTKEAITNVNEILECLKRHERTVAYNSSTPNTDIISNLLKGIANSRTNFHDSNQMATFLRETKAKMDIQREYDRKRREEENIAAEAARIKQQEEERRRREADAEAARIKQREDEERRRREADAEAARIKQQKEEEEKRRREAEAARIKQQQEEEEKRRREAEAEAARIKQQQEEEEKRRREAEAEAARIKQQQEEEEKRRREAETEAARIKQQQEEEEKRRREAEAEAARIKQQQEEEEKRRSEAEAEAARIKQQQEEEEKIRREAEAEAARIKQQQEEEEKKRIEAEAARIKLQEEKAAEAARIKLEEEKAAEAARIKLEEEKAAEAARIKLEEEKAAEAARIKLEEEKAAEAARIKLEEEEAAEAARIKLEEDKAAEAARIKLEEEKAAEAARIKLEEEKAAEEEEARIKLEEEKAAEEEEARIKLEEQKAAKEEEARIKKLEEEKAAEEEEVRIKKLEEEKAAEEEEARIKLEEEKAAEEEEARIKKLEEEKAAEEEEARIKLEEEKAAEEEEARIKLEEEKAAEEEEARINKLEEEKAAEEEEARIKKLKEEARIKKLEEEAQIKKLEEEKTAEEQEGRIKLEEEKAAEEEETRIKLEVQKAAEEEEARIKKLAEEARMKKLEEETAAEEETERDKRAEEDRLDKELDITSLNDPDDELGSSQTVFILDEHLCGARGNRRLTKQIVPLMLSRLFYESSDLVQLVTFVRYKTTFEQLRQSLLQTLDAKRQIRIFVLTNERYQERKDINVFAEMLIRFLSVTNYSFELQVVRLTSTRSTTERYEVVDVSESNDFIAKQIAGYEDKQLNDLRMQDYVGRYCCFNYIFFVIIFIILILRYIYLFSTEDK, encoded by the exons ATGGCAGTTCAACAATATGAAAACGAGCTTCATTTACATCCAATAAACGATAATGAATATTTGGCATCGATATATGTGAATTCTTCAAAGATGATCAATAACTCATCGACAACGGTTATACTGGATCGATCCGGGTCTATgaatgaacaaacttcacgaTTTGTTACAGTGATTATTCCAATGGTCATGTCAATACTTGGTTATGACCACAATTATCGcgtaaatttaattacatttgCGGCAGAATCTAAAACTTACCGAAAAACGTGCAGTCAACTAAAGGTAGCTACAGGAATAATGTCCAAAGGGAAAACGAATTTCGGGCCCGCAATTGCAGCACTTAGAGAGCTATTGGAACTACATGAAAGGCAAAGTCCAAGCATACCGATGAGAGTTTTAACTATTTCTGACGGAGAGATAAACGACCCAAATGACGCaataagagaaatgaaaaaactaGTGAACTTTCTGGCCACATCCGATTTAACAATCAATTCACAAGCAGTAAGACTGTTTACATCATCGAGTCAACCGGACACAAAGGCATTGTCCTATATGTTGCGACTAAACAATACCGTTGTGACACGGCTTTATGATGCTAGAACTAATGAAGCGGACAGAAACATTGCAGATAACATTGCAAGACTGTTTCTAATGGATTGCTTCCACAATCACCAGTTCCTAAACTTTCAAAGGTCAATAGTTTTGAAGTTTCCGTGGAATACTCATGCATGCATGCGAGTTATACTTTCACCTGGATGGAATATCTTTTGGTTTAAACATGTGCCAAGTGGTGTTAGGTTGGGTAACGATACTGTCAACGTAGTCGTTCGAAGGGAACTATCTCTTGGCACGTTTCACGAATTAATGGAATGGAAACTGGAATACATTACTGATCACATGATaatcttgaaaattgttgATACGAAAGAAGCAATTACAaatgtgaatgaaattttggagTGTCTTAAGAGGCACGAACGAACAGTAGCTTACAACAGCTCAACTCCGAACACTGATATTATATCCAATTTACTGAAAGGAATTGCCAATAGTAGAACTAATTTTCATGATTCTAATCAAATGGCTACGTTTCTCCGCGAGACTAAAGCCAAAATGGATATTCAAAGAGAATATGATCGTAAGAGGCGTGAGGAAGAAAACATTGCAGCTGAGGCAGCTCGAATCAAGcaacaagaagaagaaagaagaagaagggaAGCTGATGCTGAAGCAGCTCGAATCAAGCAACGAGAAGACGAAGAAAGGAGAAGAAGGGAAGCTGATGCTGAAGCAGCTCGAATCAAGCAacagaaagaagaagaagaaaaaagaagaagggaAGCTGAAGCAGCTAGAATCAAGCAAcaacaagaagaagaagaaaaaagaagaagagaagcTGAAGCTGAAGCAGCTAGAATCAAGCAACagcaagaagaagaagaaaaaagaagaagggaAGCTGAAGCTGAAGCAGCTCGAATCAAGCAACagcaagaagaagaagaaaaaagaagaagagaagcTGAAACTGAAGCAGCTCGGATCAAGCAACagcaagaagaagaagaaaaaagaagaagggaAGCTGAAGCTGAAGCAGCTCGAATCAAGCAACagcaagaagaagaagaaaaaagaagaagtgaAGCTGAAGCTGAAGCAGCTCGAATCAAGCAACagcaagaagaagaagaaaaaataagaaGGGAAGCTGAAGCTGAAGCAGCTCGAATTAAGCAAcaacaagaagaagaagaaaaaaaaagaatagaaGCTGAAGCAGCTCGAATCAAACTGCAAGAAGAAAAGGCAGCTGAGGCAGCTCGAATCAAACTGGAAGAAGAAAAGGCAGCTGAGGCAGCTCGAATCAAACTGGAAGAAGAAAAGGCAGCTGAGGCAGCTCGAATCAAACTGGAAGAAGAAAAGGCAGCTGAGGCAGCTCGAATCAAACTGGAAGAAGAAAAGGCAGCTGAGGCAGCTCGAATCAAACTGGAAGAAGAAGAGGCAGCTGAGGCAGCTCGAATTAAACTGGAAGAAGACAAGGCAGCTGAGGCAGCTCGAATCAAACTGGAAGAAGAAAAGGCAGCTGAGGCAGCTCGAATTAAACTGGAAGAAGAAAAGGCAGCTGAGGAAGAAGAAGCTCGAATCAAATTGGAAGAAGAAAAGGCAGCTGAGGAAGAAGAAGCTAGAATAAAACTGGAAGAACAAAAGGCAGCTAAGGAAGAAGAAGCTCGAATCAAGAAACTGGAAGAAGAAAAG GCAGCTGAGGAAGAAGAAGTTCGAATCAAGAAACTAGAAGAAGAGAAGGCAGCTGAGGAAGAAGAAGCTCGAATCAAATTGGAGGAAGAAAAGGCAGCTGAGGAAGAAGAAGCTCGAATCAAGAAACTAGAAGAAGAGAAGGCAGCTGAGGAAGAAGAAGCTAGAATAAAACTGGAAGAAGAAAAGGCAGCTGAGGAAGAAGAAGCTCGAATCAAACTGGAAGAAGAAAAGGCAGCTGAGGAAGAAGAAGCTCGAATCAA CAAACTGGAAGAAGAAAAGGCAGCTGAGGAAGAAGAAGCTCGAATCAAGAAACTGAAAGAAGAAGCTCGAATAAAGAAACTGGAAGAAGAAGCTCAAATCAAGAAACTGGAAGAAGAAAAGACAGCTGAGGAACAAGAAGGTCGAATCAAACTGGAAGAAGAAAAGGCAGCTGAGGAAGAAGAAACTCGAATCAAACTGGAAGTACAAAAGGCAGCTGAGGAAGAAGAAGCTCGAATCAAGAAACTGGCAGAAGAAGCTCGAATGAAGAAACTGGAAGAAGAAACGGCAGCTGAGGAAGAAACAGAACGTGATAAACGAGCGGAGGAGGATCGCCTCGACAAAGAGTTG GACATAACAAGTCTCAATGACCCGGACGATGAACTGGGTTCTTCTCAAACTGTTTTCATTCTCGATGAGCACTTATGTGGCGCCAGGGGAAATCGTCGCCTCACAAAACAAATCGTACCATTGATGCTGTCACGTCTTTTCTATGAAAGCTCGGATCTGGTTCAATTGGTAACATTCGTTAGGTATAAAACTACTTTTGAGCAATTACGCCAGTCACTTCTACAAACATTGGATGCAAAAAGAcagattcgaattttcgtattAACGAACGAAAGGTATCAAGAGCGTAAGGATATTAATGTCTTTGCTGAAATGTTAATTAGATTTCTTAGCGTAACTAATTACTCATTCGAATTGCAAGTGGTGAGACTTACGTCAACAAGATCAACCACTGAACGGTATGAAGTAGTTGATGTTAGCGAATCAAATGATTTCATTGCAAAACAAATTGCTGGATATGAAGACAAGCAATTAAATGATTTACGTATGCAAGATTATGTTGGACGTTATTGTTGCTTTAATTACatcttttttgttataatttttataattttaattttacgttACATTTACCTATTCTCTACTGAggataaataa
- the LOC119079354 gene encoding myosin-2-like isoform X17, with translation MAVQQYENELHLHPINDNEYLASIYVNSSKMINNSSTTVILDRSGSMNEQTSRFVTVIIPMVMSILGYDHNYRVNLITFAAESKTYRKTCSQLKVATGIMSKGKTNFGPAIAALRELLELHERQSPSIPMRVLTISDGEINDPNDAIREMKKLVNFLATSDLTINSQAVRLFTSSSQPDTKALSYMLRLNNTVVTRLYDARTNEADRNIADNIARLFLMDCFHNHQFLNFQRSIVLKFPWNTHACMRVILSPGWNIFWFKHVPSGVRLGNDTVNVVVRRELSLGTFHELMEWKLEYITDHMIILKIVDTKEAITNVNEILECLKRHERTVAYNSSTPNTDIISNLLKGIANSRTNFHDSNQMATFLRETKAKMDIQREYDRKRREEENIAAEAARIKQQEEERRRREADAEAARIKQREDEERRRREADAEAARIKQQKEEEEKRRREAEAARIKQQQEEEEKRRREAEAEAARIIKLEEEKAAEEEEARIKLEEEKAAEEEEARIKLEEQKAAKEEEARIKKLEEEKAAEEEEVRIKKLEEEKAAEEEEARIKLEEEKAAEEEEARIKKLEEEKAAEEEEARIKLEEEKAAEEEEARIKLEEEKAAEEEEARINKLEEEKAAEEEEARIKKLKEEARIKKLEEEAQIKKLEEEKTAEEQEGRIKLEEEKAAEEEETRIKLEVQKAAEEEEARIKKLAEEARMKKLEEETAAEEETERDKRAEEDRLDKELDITSLNDPDDELGSSQTVFILDEHLCGARGNRRLTKQIVPLMLSRLFYESSDLVQLVTFVRYKTTFEQLRQSLLQTLDAKRQIRIFVLTNERYQERKDINVFAEMLIRFLSVTNYSFELQVVRLTSTRSTTERYEVVDVSESNDFIAKQIAGYEDKQLNDLRMQDYVGRYCCFNYIFFVIIFIILILRYIYLFSTEDK, from the exons ATGGCAGTTCAACAATATGAAAACGAGCTTCATTTACATCCAATAAACGATAATGAATATTTGGCATCGATATATGTGAATTCTTCAAAGATGATCAATAACTCATCGACAACGGTTATACTGGATCGATCCGGGTCTATgaatgaacaaacttcacgaTTTGTTACAGTGATTATTCCAATGGTCATGTCAATACTTGGTTATGACCACAATTATCGcgtaaatttaattacatttgCGGCAGAATCTAAAACTTACCGAAAAACGTGCAGTCAACTAAAGGTAGCTACAGGAATAATGTCCAAAGGGAAAACGAATTTCGGGCCCGCAATTGCAGCACTTAGAGAGCTATTGGAACTACATGAAAGGCAAAGTCCAAGCATACCGATGAGAGTTTTAACTATTTCTGACGGAGAGATAAACGACCCAAATGACGCaataagagaaatgaaaaaactaGTGAACTTTCTGGCCACATCCGATTTAACAATCAATTCACAAGCAGTAAGACTGTTTACATCATCGAGTCAACCGGACACAAAGGCATTGTCCTATATGTTGCGACTAAACAATACCGTTGTGACACGGCTTTATGATGCTAGAACTAATGAAGCGGACAGAAACATTGCAGATAACATTGCAAGACTGTTTCTAATGGATTGCTTCCACAATCACCAGTTCCTAAACTTTCAAAGGTCAATAGTTTTGAAGTTTCCGTGGAATACTCATGCATGCATGCGAGTTATACTTTCACCTGGATGGAATATCTTTTGGTTTAAACATGTGCCAAGTGGTGTTAGGTTGGGTAACGATACTGTCAACGTAGTCGTTCGAAGGGAACTATCTCTTGGCACGTTTCACGAATTAATGGAATGGAAACTGGAATACATTACTGATCACATGATaatcttgaaaattgttgATACGAAAGAAGCAATTACAaatgtgaatgaaattttggagTGTCTTAAGAGGCACGAACGAACAGTAGCTTACAACAGCTCAACTCCGAACACTGATATTATATCCAATTTACTGAAAGGAATTGCCAATAGTAGAACTAATTTTCATGATTCTAATCAAATGGCTACGTTTCTCCGCGAGACTAAAGCCAAAATGGATATTCAAAGAGAATATGATCGTAAGAGGCGTGAGGAAGAAAACATTGCAGCTGAGGCAGCTCGAATCAAGcaacaagaagaagaaagaagaagaagggaAGCTGATGCTGAAGCAGCTCGAATCAAGCAACGAGAAGACGAAGAAAGGAGAAGAAGGGAAGCTGATGCTGAAGCAGCTCGAATCAAGCAacagaaagaagaagaagaaaaaagaagaagggaAGCTGAAGCAGCTAGAATCAAGCAAcaacaagaagaagaagaaaaaagaagaagagaagcTGAAGCTGAAGCAGCTAGAAT AATTAAACTGGAAGAAGAAAAGGCAGCTGAGGAAGAAGAAGCTCGAATCAAATTGGAAGAAGAAAAGGCAGCTGAGGAAGAAGAAGCTAGAATAAAACTGGAAGAACAAAAGGCAGCTAAGGAAGAAGAAGCTCGAATCAAGAAACTGGAAGAAGAAAAG GCAGCTGAGGAAGAAGAAGTTCGAATCAAGAAACTAGAAGAAGAGAAGGCAGCTGAGGAAGAAGAAGCTCGAATCAAATTGGAGGAAGAAAAGGCAGCTGAGGAAGAAGAAGCTCGAATCAAGAAACTAGAAGAAGAGAAGGCAGCTGAGGAAGAAGAAGCTAGAATAAAACTGGAAGAAGAAAAGGCAGCTGAGGAAGAAGAAGCTCGAATCAAACTGGAAGAAGAAAAGGCAGCTGAGGAAGAAGAAGCTCGAATCAA CAAACTGGAAGAAGAAAAGGCAGCTGAGGAAGAAGAAGCTCGAATCAAGAAACTGAAAGAAGAAGCTCGAATAAAGAAACTGGAAGAAGAAGCTCAAATCAAGAAACTGGAAGAAGAAAAGACAGCTGAGGAACAAGAAGGTCGAATCAAACTGGAAGAAGAAAAGGCAGCTGAGGAAGAAGAAACTCGAATCAAACTGGAAGTACAAAAGGCAGCTGAGGAAGAAGAAGCTCGAATCAAGAAACTGGCAGAAGAAGCTCGAATGAAGAAACTGGAAGAAGAAACGGCAGCTGAGGAAGAAACAGAACGTGATAAACGAGCGGAGGAGGATCGCCTCGACAAAGAGTTG GACATAACAAGTCTCAATGACCCGGACGATGAACTGGGTTCTTCTCAAACTGTTTTCATTCTCGATGAGCACTTATGTGGCGCCAGGGGAAATCGTCGCCTCACAAAACAAATCGTACCATTGATGCTGTCACGTCTTTTCTATGAAAGCTCGGATCTGGTTCAATTGGTAACATTCGTTAGGTATAAAACTACTTTTGAGCAATTACGCCAGTCACTTCTACAAACATTGGATGCAAAAAGAcagattcgaattttcgtattAACGAACGAAAGGTATCAAGAGCGTAAGGATATTAATGTCTTTGCTGAAATGTTAATTAGATTTCTTAGCGTAACTAATTACTCATTCGAATTGCAAGTGGTGAGACTTACGTCAACAAGATCAACCACTGAACGGTATGAAGTAGTTGATGTTAGCGAATCAAATGATTTCATTGCAAAACAAATTGCTGGATATGAAGACAAGCAATTAAATGATTTACGTATGCAAGATTATGTTGGACGTTATTGTTGCTTTAATTACatcttttttgttataatttttataattttaattttacgttACATTTACCTATTCTCTACTGAggataaataa